A genome region from Microcella alkaliphila includes the following:
- the argC gene encoding N-acetyl-gamma-glutamyl-phosphate reductase, whose amino-acid sequence MPYSVAIAGASGYAGGEVLRLMARHPELEVRTVTAHSNAGAALIDVHPHLRSLAHLTFVETTAENLRGHDIVVLALPHGASGAIAAELETDVLVLDCGADHRLTSADDWARFYGGEYHGSWAYGLPELPHADGSRHGDALAGARRIAVPGCNVTAVSLGLAPGIHASLLDEVDLTAALAVGPSGAGRALKTNLLASELLGSAQPYAVGGVHRHIPEILQNLRLAGATAPTLSFTPVLVPMARGILATITARVADGVTAEQLHEAYTAHYADEPFVHVLPAGRYPSTAETVGANTALVGVGRDADAGRAVIIVALDNLVKGTAGAAVQSLNLALGLEETTGLPIDGVAP is encoded by the coding sequence ATGCCGTATTCCGTCGCGATCGCCGGTGCGAGCGGCTACGCCGGCGGTGAGGTGTTGCGCCTCATGGCGCGCCACCCCGAGCTGGAGGTGCGCACCGTCACCGCGCACTCCAACGCCGGGGCCGCACTCATCGACGTGCACCCGCACCTGCGCTCGCTCGCTCATCTCACATTCGTCGAAACGACGGCCGAGAACCTGCGCGGCCACGACATCGTCGTGCTGGCGCTGCCGCACGGCGCCTCCGGCGCCATCGCCGCTGAGCTCGAGACGGACGTGCTCGTTCTCGACTGCGGCGCCGACCACCGCTTGACGAGCGCCGACGACTGGGCACGCTTCTACGGCGGCGAGTATCACGGCTCGTGGGCGTACGGCCTCCCCGAGTTGCCGCACGCCGACGGCTCGCGGCACGGTGACGCCCTCGCGGGCGCGCGGCGTATCGCGGTGCCGGGGTGCAACGTGACGGCCGTGTCGCTGGGACTGGCCCCGGGCATCCATGCAAGCCTGCTCGACGAGGTCGATCTGACGGCCGCCCTCGCGGTGGGGCCGTCGGGCGCCGGTCGCGCGCTGAAGACGAACCTGCTCGCCAGCGAGCTGCTCGGCTCGGCCCAGCCGTACGCGGTCGGGGGAGTGCACCGTCACATTCCCGAGATTCTGCAGAATTTGCGGCTCGCGGGCGCGACCGCGCCGACGCTGTCGTTCACGCCCGTGCTCGTGCCGATGGCGCGCGGCATTCTCGCGACCATCACGGCGCGCGTCGCCGACGGTGTCACGGCCGAGCAGCTGCACGAGGCGTACACCGCCCACTACGCGGACGAGCCGTTCGTACACGTGCTGCCCGCGGGACGCTACCCGTCGACAGCGGAGACGGTCGGCGCCAACACCGCGCTCGTCGGGGTGGGTCGTGACGCCGACGCCGGCCGCGCCGTGATCATCGTCGCCCTCGACAATCTCGTGAAGGGCACTGCCGGAGCTGCCGTGCAGTCGCTCAATCTCGCCCTGGGCCTCGAGGAAACGACGGGGCTTCCTATCGACGGAGTGGCCCCGTGA
- the argJ gene encoding bifunctional glutamate N-acetyltransferase/amino-acid acetyltransferase ArgJ has product MTVTTPAGFTAAGVACGLKSSGALDLALVVNTGPRDAAAAVFTSNRAQANPIIWSRQAIGDGRARAIVLNSGGANCFTGHQGFQTTHATAEAVAEHLQLGAGEVLVCSTGLIGEQLDRDRLLTGVAAAVDTLAPDGGQDAARAIMTTDSVPKTAEYRDAAGWAIGGIAKGAGMLAPGLATMLVVITTDADLDSASLDRSLRAATRVTFDRLDSDGCMSTNDQVTLMASGASGVAPDEQDFTAALTEVCLRLALQLQSDAEGASHDIHIRVTGAASDDDAVEVGRSVARNNLFKAAVFGNDPNWGRVLAAIGTTSAEFDPYDVDVTMNGVRVCTAGGPDRPRDEVDLTPRILHLDIDLKVGAHEALILTNDLTHGYVHENSAYSS; this is encoded by the coding sequence GTGACCGTCACCACGCCGGCCGGGTTCACCGCCGCCGGGGTTGCCTGCGGGCTCAAGAGTTCTGGCGCGCTCGACCTCGCCCTCGTCGTCAACACCGGCCCGCGCGATGCCGCCGCGGCCGTTTTCACCTCCAACCGTGCACAGGCGAACCCGATCATCTGGTCGCGTCAGGCGATCGGGGATGGCCGGGCCCGCGCGATCGTGCTGAACTCCGGGGGCGCGAACTGTTTCACGGGCCACCAGGGCTTCCAGACGACCCACGCGACGGCCGAGGCGGTCGCCGAGCACCTGCAGCTGGGCGCGGGGGAGGTGCTCGTCTGCTCGACGGGCCTCATCGGCGAGCAGCTTGATCGCGACCGCCTCCTCACGGGAGTCGCGGCCGCCGTGGACACGCTCGCCCCCGACGGCGGTCAGGATGCTGCGCGCGCCATCATGACGACCGACTCGGTTCCGAAGACGGCCGAGTACCGCGACGCGGCCGGGTGGGCGATCGGCGGCATCGCGAAGGGCGCGGGCATGCTCGCTCCGGGGCTCGCGACCATGCTCGTCGTGATCACGACCGACGCAGACCTCGATTCGGCCTCGCTCGACCGCAGCCTGCGCGCTGCCACACGGGTGACCTTCGACCGACTCGACTCCGACGGCTGCATGTCGACGAACGACCAGGTCACGCTCATGGCGAGCGGAGCGTCCGGTGTTGCCCCCGACGAGCAGGACTTCACGGCGGCGCTCACCGAGGTGTGCCTGCGGCTCGCGCTGCAGTTGCAGTCGGACGCCGAGGGCGCAAGCCACGACATCCACATTCGGGTGACCGGCGCGGCCAGCGACGACGACGCGGTCGAGGTCGGCCGCTCCGTGGCCCGCAACAACCTGTTCAAGGCGGCCGTGTTCGGCAACGACCCCAACTGGGGGCGTGTTCTCGCCGCGATCGGCACGACGAGCGCCGAGTTCGACCCGTACGACGTCGACGTGACGATGAACGGCGTGCGGGTGTGCACGGCGGGGGGCCCCGACCGGCCGCGCGATGAGGTCGACCTGACCCCGCGCATCCTGCACCTCGACATCGATTTGAAGGTCGGCGCACACGAGGCGCTGATCCTCACCAACGACCTGACCCACGGCTACGTCCACGAGAACAGCGCGTACTCCAGCTGA
- the argB gene encoding acetylglutamate kinase, producing the protein MSTLHESSDFALASEKAETLIESLPWLRRFRDRIIVVKFGGNAMVSPELQAAFAADMVYLRTVGLKPVVVHGGGPQISAMLTKFGIESEFRGGYRVTNTEAIDVVRMVLAGQISRELVGLINQSGAGLAAAVSGEDAGLFQGRRRGVVVDGEEVDLGHVGDIVHVDPSVVFAHLDAGRIPVVSSLAPDMDHPGHSLNVNADAAAAALAVALQAEKLVVLTDVPGLYSDWPNRDSLVSSISATELRELLPKLESGMIPKMTACLDAVDGGVSRAAIIDGRQPHSILLEIFTTHGIGTEVVPA; encoded by the coding sequence ATGTCGACCCTCCACGAATCCTCCGACTTCGCCCTCGCCAGTGAGAAGGCCGAGACCCTCATCGAGTCTCTGCCGTGGCTCAGGCGCTTCCGCGACCGCATCATCGTCGTGAAGTTCGGCGGTAACGCCATGGTCAGCCCCGAGCTGCAGGCCGCGTTCGCCGCCGACATGGTGTACCTGCGCACGGTTGGCCTGAAGCCCGTCGTCGTGCACGGCGGCGGCCCGCAGATCTCGGCCATGCTCACCAAGTTCGGCATCGAGAGCGAGTTCCGCGGCGGCTACCGTGTGACGAACACCGAGGCGATCGACGTCGTGCGCATGGTGCTCGCCGGTCAGATCAGCCGCGAACTGGTCGGGCTCATCAACCAGAGCGGCGCCGGTCTCGCAGCAGCCGTCAGCGGCGAAGACGCGGGACTGTTTCAGGGCCGTCGCCGCGGGGTCGTCGTCGACGGCGAGGAGGTCGACCTCGGTCACGTCGGCGACATCGTGCACGTTGACCCGTCGGTCGTGTTCGCCCACCTCGACGCCGGGCGCATCCCGGTCGTCTCGTCGCTCGCCCCCGACATGGACCACCCCGGCCACAGCCTCAACGTGAACGCCGACGCGGCCGCCGCCGCCCTCGCGGTTGCCCTGCAGGCGGAAAAGCTCGTCGTCCTGACCGATGTGCCGGGCCTCTACAGCGATTGGCCGAACCGCGATTCGCTCGTCTCGAGCATCTCGGCGACAGAGTTGCGCGAGCTGCTGCCGAAGCTCGAGTCCGGCATGATCCCGAAGATGACCGCCTGCCTCGACGCCGTCGACGGGGGAGTCAGCCGAGCCGCGATCATCGACGGCCGCCAGCCGCACTCGATCCTGCTCGAAATCTTCACCAC